Proteins encoded in a region of the Poseidonibacter antarcticus genome:
- a CDS encoding heat-shock protein: protein MINKKEFLLQSIIKAYIEHLEPIGSTQLKSMYDITYSPATIRGYFKKLGDEGYLAQEHISSGRTPTTEALKEYWKTKLNFDISDINLKSLQYYASEVEVSVFIKKEKSDILNEILNVEYKYMMLEFSSFAISVKFSDALFRFLQDMRGLTLKDILRISKDVGANDICEAINQSLQNSDFEIFNYKEFLDLALTYDFDELTINKFLKGQILDELDEGLYFDNFLPIGYIGICHYCKINNEEVKMLVIGQLPKNYEYFYNKITTF from the coding sequence ATGATTAATAAGAAAGAGTTTTTATTACAGTCTATTATTAAAGCGTATATAGAACATTTAGAACCAATTGGTTCTACACAGTTAAAGTCTATGTATGACATCACTTATTCTCCTGCAACAATTAGAGGATACTTTAAAAAATTAGGTGATGAAGGTTATCTAGCTCAAGAGCATATAAGTAGTGGAAGAACTCCAACTACTGAAGCTTTAAAAGAGTATTGGAAAACTAAACTTAATTTTGATATTTCAGATATAAATTTAAAATCATTACAATATTATGCATCTGAAGTAGAGGTATCAGTATTTATTAAAAAAGAGAAATCTGATATATTAAATGAAATATTAAATGTTGAATACAAATACATGATGTTAGAATTTTCATCATTTGCAATATCTGTAAAATTTTCAGATGCATTATTCAGGTTTTTGCAAGATATGAGAGGTTTAACTCTAAAGGATATTTTAAGAATTTCTAAAGATGTAGGTGCAAATGATATTTGTGAAGCTATAAATCAAAGTTTACAAAATTCTGATTTTGAAATCTTTAATTATAAAGAATTCTTAGATCTTGCATTAACATATGATTTTGATGAATTAACTATCAATAAATTTTTAAAGGGTCAAATTTTAGACGAGTTAGATGAAGGTTTATATTTTGATAACTTTTTACCTATTGGTTACATAGGAATTTGTCATTATTGCAAAATTAATAACGAAGAAGTGAAGATGCTTGTAATTGGGCAACTTCCAAAAAATTATGAATATTTTTATAATAAAATTACAACTTTTTAG
- a CDS encoding TRAP transporter permease — MALYEEKAHKLSELENEQALESEAVVNELEGQRVFGAQHYEFWLISVIALSWSLFQLYIVVEPINSTITRSIHLSFGILLAFLIYPMFKKTYFLKKIRWFGYTLAAIGIGTASYIAVFYEEISQRPGDYIALDIIVALIGIVILLEAGRRVLGLALSIIAIVFLTYDVLGPYMPELIIHKGASLNKLAGHMFLTTEGIFGVPLGVSAGFVFLFVLFGSLLDKAGAGEYFINLAFAMLGKYRGGPAKASVVASGFTGIISGSSIANTVTTGTFTIPLMKKAGFRPEQAGAVEVAASTNGQLMPPVMGAAAFIIAEFLGMAYTDVIVAAFIPAFVSYFALFYIVHLEALKLGLKGMDKEDLPPKWKTFTIGIHYLIPIFFLMYTLMVLRESAASAAFNAIMLLMLLMVVQHPFRAFLAKEKITRDILLSGFVDILAGMISGAKNMVPIAIATALAGIVVGSITLTGLGQVLLEVIEELSGGNIFIILFLAAFVSLILGMGLPTTANYIVMASLTAPVILILAADNGYFIPAIAAHLFVFYFGILADDTPPVGLAAYAAAGIAKADPIKTGIQGFKYDIRTAILPFMFFFNPELLLISAVDHLNPADPKGWVWITNPLEILVIFTTAFIGMVAFACFTQGYFVIKTNIIERFIFLVIVPFMFLPKIMESYLHLPTHYLSYAIGLGIFALIYFFQKAKQKAEETSPSEVTL; from the coding sequence ATGGCTCTTTATGAAGAGAAAGCTCACAAGCTTAGTGAATTAGAAAATGAACAAGCCTTAGAGAGTGAAGCTGTTGTCAATGAACTTGAAGGACAAAGAGTCTTTGGAGCGCAGCATTATGAATTCTGGCTAATATCAGTAATTGCTCTTTCTTGGTCACTATTTCAATTGTATATTGTAGTAGAACCTATTAATTCAACAATCACAAGATCAATACACTTATCGTTTGGTATTTTATTAGCATTTTTAATTTATCCAATGTTCAAAAAAACATATTTTCTAAAAAAAATTAGATGGTTTGGTTATACATTAGCAGCCATTGGAATAGGAACTGCTTCATATATTGCAGTATTTTATGAGGAAATATCTCAACGTCCAGGTGATTATATAGCCTTAGATATTATCGTTGCACTAATTGGTATTGTTATTTTACTTGAAGCTGGTAGAAGAGTACTTGGGCTTGCACTTAGTATTATTGCAATTGTATTTTTAACTTATGATGTTTTAGGTCCTTATATGCCTGAACTAATAATACACAAAGGTGCTAGTTTAAATAAACTTGCAGGTCATATGTTCTTAACAACAGAGGGTATATTTGGTGTTCCATTAGGAGTTTCTGCTGGTTTTGTATTCCTTTTTGTATTATTTGGTTCATTACTTGATAAAGCAGGAGCTGGTGAATACTTTATTAATTTAGCCTTTGCAATGTTAGGTAAATACAGAGGTGGTCCTGCGAAAGCTTCTGTTGTTGCATCTGGATTTACTGGAATTATTTCTGGTTCATCAATTGCAAATACAGTAACAACTGGTACTTTTACAATTCCTTTAATGAAGAAAGCTGGTTTTAGACCTGAACAAGCAGGTGCTGTTGAAGTTGCAGCTTCAACCAATGGACAACTTATGCCTCCTGTTATGGGAGCTGCTGCGTTTATTATTGCAGAGTTTTTAGGAATGGCTTATACAGATGTTATTGTTGCTGCATTTATTCCTGCTTTTGTTTCTTATTTTGCACTATTTTATATTGTTCATTTAGAAGCACTTAAATTAGGTCTTAAAGGAATGGATAAAGAAGATTTACCTCCTAAATGGAAAACATTTACTATTGGTATTCACTATTTAATTCCTATTTTCTTCTTAATGTATACATTAATGGTATTAAGAGAAAGTGCTGCAAGTGCTGCTTTTAATGCAATTATGTTACTTATGTTATTAATGGTAGTTCAACATCCATTTAGAGCCTTTTTAGCTAAAGAGAAAATCACTAGAGATATATTATTAAGTGGTTTTGTTGATATATTAGCAGGTATGATTAGTGGAGCTAAAAATATGGTTCCTATTGCAATTGCTACTGCATTAGCAGGAATTGTGGTTGGTTCTATTACATTAACTGGATTAGGTCAAGTTTTATTAGAAGTTATTGAAGAATTATCAGGTGGAAATATCTTTATAATTTTATTCCTTGCAGCATTTGTATCATTAATCCTAGGAATGGGATTACCAACAACTGCAAACTATATTGTAATGGCATCGTTAACTGCACCAGTTATATTAATACTTGCAGCTGATAATGGGTATTTTATTCCAGCAATTGCGGCACATTTATTCGTATTTTACTTTGGTATTTTAGCAGATGATACCCCTCCTGTTGGACTTGCAGCTTATGCAGCTGCTGGTATTGCAAAAGCTGATCCAATTAAAACAGGTATTCAAGGGTTTAAATACGATATTAGAACAGCAATTTTACCATTTATGTTCTTCTTTAATCCAGAGTTATTATTAATCTCTGCTGTTGATCATTTAAATCCTGCTGACCCAAAAGGTTGGGTGTGGATTACAAATCCTTTAGAGATATTAGTTATCTTTACAACAGCATTTATTGGTATGGTTGCCTTTGCTTGTTTTACGCAAGGTTACTTTGTTATTAAAACAAACATTATTGAAAGATTTATCTTTTTAGTGATAGTTCCTTTTATGTTCTTGCCAAAAATTATGGAATCTTACTTACATTTACCAACGCATTATTTATCTTATGCAATTGGTTTAGGTATTTTTGCATTAATTTATTTCTTCCAAAAAGCAAAACAAAAAGCAGAAGAGACTTCACCTTCTGAAGTAACTCTATAA
- the dnaK gene encoding molecular chaperone DnaK — MSKVIGIDLGTTNSCMAVYENGDTKIIPNKEGKNTTPSIVAYTDKGDVLVGDPAKRQAITNPEKTIYSIKRIMGLMMDEENAKEAQSKVGYKIVNRNGAAAVEIGDKVYTPQEISAKILGKLKADAEEYLGDTVTDAVITVPAYFNDAQRKATQEAGTIAGLNVLRIINEPTAASLAYGLDKKGEEKVLVYDLGGGTFDVTVLEIGDGTFEVLSTDGNAFLGGDDFDNAIIDWLAKEFKDENGFDIKTDKMALQRLKDAAENAKKELSSAESTEINLPFISMGNAGPVHLVKSLTRAKFESMTEHLITETLDHIKVALKDADLTKDEIQEIIMVGGSTRLPKANSVVKEFFGKDLNKGVNPDEVVAAGAAVQAGVLKGDVKDVLLLDVTPLSLGIETLGGVLTKLIDKGTTIPVKKSQVFSTAEDNQPAVSIHVGQGEREFAKDNKSLGMFELSDIPAAPRGVPQIEVTFDIDANGVLNVSAKDKGTGKENKITISGSSGLSDEEIEKMVNEAEANKETDAKKKEVIEVRNQADALLHSTKKTLEENPDAVSEEESKAIVDSAAELEELLKDENATKEQIEEKVKALTEKSHKLAEAMYKKEGGDQAGAGAQPDKKAKKDDDDVIDAEVE, encoded by the coding sequence ATGAGTAAAGTAATTGGAATTGACTTAGGAACAACAAACTCTTGTATGGCAGTTTATGAAAATGGTGATACTAAAATTATCCCAAATAAAGAAGGTAAAAATACAACTCCTTCAATTGTTGCATATACAGATAAAGGTGATGTTTTAGTTGGAGATCCAGCAAAAAGACAAGCTATTACAAATCCAGAAAAAACTATTTATTCTATTAAAAGAATTATGGGTTTAATGATGGACGAAGAAAATGCAAAAGAAGCACAATCTAAAGTTGGATATAAAATCGTTAATAGAAACGGTGCAGCAGCAGTTGAAATTGGAGATAAAGTATATACTCCTCAAGAAATTTCTGCAAAAATTTTAGGTAAATTAAAAGCTGACGCAGAAGAATATTTAGGTGATACTGTAACTGATGCTGTTATTACAGTACCAGCATACTTCAATGATGCACAAAGAAAAGCAACTCAAGAAGCAGGGACTATTGCAGGTCTTAATGTTTTAAGAATTATTAATGAACCAACAGCTGCTTCATTAGCGTATGGTTTAGATAAAAAAGGTGAAGAAAAAGTTCTTGTTTATGATTTAGGTGGTGGTACATTTGATGTTACAGTTCTTGAAATTGGAGATGGTACTTTTGAAGTACTTTCAACAGATGGTAATGCATTCTTAGGTGGAGATGATTTTGATAATGCAATTATTGATTGGTTAGCAAAAGAATTTAAAGATGAAAATGGTTTTGATATTAAAACTGATAAAATGGCATTACAAAGACTTAAAGATGCAGCAGAAAATGCTAAAAAAGAGTTAAGTTCAGCAGAATCAACTGAAATCAATTTACCATTTATCTCTATGGGTAATGCAGGACCAGTTCACTTAGTTAAATCTTTAACAAGAGCAAAATTTGAATCTATGACTGAACATTTAATTACAGAAACTTTAGATCATATTAAAGTTGCTTTAAAAGATGCAGATTTAACAAAAGATGAAATTCAAGAGATTATTATGGTTGGTGGATCTACAAGATTACCAAAAGCTAACTCTGTTGTTAAAGAATTCTTTGGAAAAGATTTAAATAAAGGTGTTAATCCTGATGAAGTAGTTGCTGCTGGTGCTGCTGTTCAAGCTGGTGTATTAAAAGGTGATGTTAAAGATGTATTATTACTAGACGTTACTCCATTATCATTAGGAATTGAAACTCTTGGTGGAGTTTTAACTAAATTAATCGATAAAGGTACAACAATTCCTGTTAAAAAATCTCAAGTGTTCTCAACAGCTGAAGATAATCAACCTGCTGTTTCTATTCACGTAGGACAAGGTGAGAGAGAATTTGCTAAAGATAATAAATCTTTAGGTATGTTTGAATTATCAGATATCCCTGCAGCTCCAAGAGGAGTTCCACAAATTGAAGTAACATTTGATATTGATGCAAATGGTGTTTTAAATGTATCTGCAAAAGATAAAGGAACTGGTAAAGAAAATAAAATTACTATTTCTGGTTCATCTGGATTATCTGATGAAGAAATTGAAAAAATGGTAAATGAAGCAGAAGCAAACAAAGAAACTGATGCTAAGAAAAAAGAAGTAATTGAAGTAAGAAATCAAGCTGATGCTTTATTACATTCAACTAAAAAAACATTAGAAGAAAATCCTGATGCAGTTTCTGAAGAAGAATCAAAAGCAATCGTTGATTCAGCAGCAGAACTTGAAGAATTATTAAAAGATGAAAATGCTACAAAAGAGCAAATTGAAGAAAAAGTAAAAGCTTTAACTGAAAAATCTCATAAATTAGCAGAAGCAATGTACAAAAAAGAAGGTGGTGATCAAGCTGGCGCTGGTGCACAACCTGATAAAAAAGCAAAAAAAGACGATGACGATGTTATCGACGCTGAAGTAGAGTAA
- a CDS encoding response regulator transcription factor, producing MSNLTTRVLLVEDEDVARKTLAFYLNTIFDEVVLASDGEEGFSILKDNIDNNKTFDLVLTDLKMPNIDGMGMIDLIRELIPKQRFIIVSAHKNEEDLLKLINLRVLGYFLKPLNIDNMMEMLQKAKEEVLEDKKERRTNENLIKLNKTYTYDLSSDKLYNNENIVKLSKKESDILQVLIKSLGKVISVEKFKEEVWNDTSTNDSAFRTVMKRLKDKIIDDDFIISHKGYGYIVEKLFIK from the coding sequence ATGAGTAATTTGACGACAAGAGTACTTTTAGTTGAAGATGAAGATGTGGCAAGAAAAACCCTTGCTTTTTATTTAAATACTATTTTTGATGAAGTAGTATTGGCTTCGGATGGAGAAGAAGGTTTTTCAATTCTAAAAGATAATATTGATAATAATAAAACTTTTGATTTAGTTTTAACAGATTTAAAAATGCCAAATATAGATGGTATGGGGATGATTGATTTAATTAGAGAACTAATACCTAAACAAAGATTTATAATAGTAAGTGCTCATAAAAATGAAGAAGATTTATTAAAATTAATAAATTTAAGAGTATTAGGATATTTTCTTAAACCTTTAAATATTGATAATATGATGGAAATGTTACAAAAAGCTAAAGAAGAAGTACTAGAAGATAAGAAAGAACGTAGAACTAATGAAAATTTAATAAAATTAAATAAAACTTATACTTATGATTTATCAAGTGATAAACTTTATAATAATGAAAATATTGTAAAACTTTCAAAAAAAGAGTCAGATATTTTACAAGTACTTATCAAATCTTTAGGAAAAGTTATTTCTGTAGAAAAGTTTAAAGAAGAGGTTTGGAATGATACTTCTACAAATGATTCTGCATTTAGAACAGTTATGAAAAGATTAAAAGATAAAATTATTGATGATGATTTTATAATATCTCATAAAGGATATGGATATATAGTTGAAAAACTATTTATAAAATAA
- the grpE gene encoding nucleotide exchange factor GrpE, producing the protein MSRETKEEIKQEEALENETEVLMEDEPVVEEETVESVKADLEAKLKEAEDKYLRVHADFENIKKRLEKEKYNAIDYASEKFAKDLLAPIDSLEMALAAEEASKDLPADELLAKLKEGVELTIKNFNTAFEKHNITAVETDGDFDPNFHDAVMQIDSPDHEDGQIVQRLQKGYKLKDRLLRPAMVSICKK; encoded by the coding sequence TTGAGCAGAGAAACAAAAGAAGAAATAAAACAAGAAGAAGCTTTGGAAAATGAAACTGAAGTTCTTATGGAAGATGAACCTGTTGTTGAAGAAGAAACAGTTGAAAGTGTTAAGGCGGATTTAGAAGCTAAATTAAAAGAAGCAGAGGATAAATATTTAAGAGTTCATGCTGATTTTGAAAATATTAAAAAAAGATTAGAAAAAGAAAAATATAATGCTATTGATTATGCAAGTGAAAAATTTGCAAAAGATTTATTAGCACCTATTGATTCTTTGGAAATGGCTTTAGCAGCTGAAGAAGCATCAAAAGATTTACCTGCAGATGAATTATTGGCAAAATTAAAAGAAGGTGTTGAATTAACAATTAAAAATTTTAATACAGCCTTTGAAAAGCATAATATAACAGCTGTAGAAACAGATGGAGATTTTGATCCAAACTTCCATGATGCAGTTATGCAAATTGATTCACCAGATCATGAAGATGGACAAATTGTTCAAAGACTTCAAAAAGGTTATAAATTAAAAGATAGATTGTTACGTCCAGCGATGGTTTCAATCTGTAAAAAGTAA
- the mltA gene encoding murein transglycosylase A yields the protein MKYYLFIITIVFLFNGCSTKKEELIEIKVTKKTPFDYLNGFYDDDLDLALDVFKKACTKSRKKEQFKNVCENSLNFTSGKEFFTKNFTPKVLVSSSGDKGLITGYYEPLLYGSREKTNFYKYPIYKTPKDLVTIKNKKKYPSFKNLKYKAKIKNGKYYPYDTRAQIEQKNNLEVICYVNDLIDLFFLQVQGSGRVLLNSGELINVGYANQNGREYKSIGKKLIDDGYLKKEEVSLQTIKSFLNNNPKKIKEILDYNPSYVFFTEKEQTATGSLNVPLVAKRNIAVDRRYIPLGMPVFIETSNPKTKESINKLVIAADTGGAIKGEIRADYFLGYGEEAMELAGLMKEEGRLFMLIPNDVEVQ from the coding sequence TTGAAATATTATTTATTTATTATAACAATAGTTTTCCTTTTTAATGGATGTTCTACAAAAAAAGAAGAATTAATAGAAATTAAAGTTACAAAAAAAACTCCCTTTGATTATTTAAATGGTTTTTATGATGATGATTTAGATTTAGCACTTGATGTATTTAAAAAAGCTTGCACAAAATCAAGAAAAAAAGAACAGTTTAAAAATGTATGTGAAAATTCATTAAATTTTACAAGTGGAAAAGAGTTTTTTACTAAAAATTTTACTCCAAAGGTTTTAGTTTCTAGTTCTGGAGACAAAGGCTTAATTACAGGTTATTATGAACCTTTATTGTATGGAAGTAGAGAAAAAACTAACTTTTATAAATATCCAATATACAAAACTCCAAAAGATTTAGTAACAATAAAAAATAAAAAGAAATATCCAAGTTTTAAGAATCTAAAATATAAAGCAAAAATAAAAAATGGAAAATATTATCCCTATGATACAAGAGCTCAAATAGAACAAAAAAATAACCTTGAAGTTATATGTTATGTTAATGATTTAATCGATTTATTTTTCTTACAAGTACAAGGTTCAGGTCGAGTATTATTAAATAGTGGTGAATTAATAAATGTAGGATATGCTAATCAAAATGGAAGAGAGTATAAATCTATTGGGAAAAAATTAATTGATGATGGTTATCTAAAAAAAGAAGAAGTATCTCTTCAAACTATAAAATCTTTTTTAAATAACAATCCAAAAAAAATCAAAGAAATCTTAGATTATAATCCAAGTTATGTATTTTTCACAGAAAAAGAACAAACAGCAACAGGAAGTTTAAATGTTCCATTAGTTGCAAAAAGAAATATTGCAGTTGATAGAAGATATATTCCTTTAGGAATGCCAGTATTTATAGAAACTTCAAACCCTAAAACAAAAGAATCTATTAATAAACTAGTAATTGCTGCTGACACAGGTGGTGCAATAAAGGGTGAAATTAGAGCAGATTATTTCCTAGGATATGGAGAAGAAGCAATGGAATTAGCTGGTCTTATGAAAGAAGAGGGAAGACTTTTTATGCTAATTCCAAATGATGTGGAAGTTCAGTAG
- a CDS encoding TAXI family TRAP transporter solute-binding subunit, translated as MKKIITATLLGALTIPAFAAEFITIGTGGVTGTYYPTGGAICRQVNKMKKETKIRCSVESTGGSVYNINTIKNGELDFGIAQSDVVYQASKGIGKFKGKQVKKLKSVMAIYPELLALVTRKDANINSITDVKGKRINLGNPGSGNEATAMTLFAANNIKKSDLKFAGALKAAEMPDALRDNKIDGYFYMIGHPNANIKDATNSVDTKIVPLEGKAVDALIEKHPYFAKAQIAKGLYKGVTSPINTFGVKAVLVTSDDVSDKAVYTVVKAILENFDDFKKLHPAYNNITKESLLDGLSAPLHEGAKKYFKEAGLL; from the coding sequence ATGAAAAAAATAATTACAGCGACTCTATTAGGAGCTTTAACTATTCCAGCATTTGCTGCTGAGTTTATTACAATTGGTACAGGTGGTGTTACAGGTACTTATTATCCAACGGGTGGTGCTATTTGTAGACAAGTTAATAAAATGAAAAAAGAGACTAAAATCAGATGTTCTGTTGAATCAACTGGTGGTTCTGTTTATAATATTAACACTATTAAAAATGGTGAATTAGATTTTGGTATTGCACAATCTGATGTTGTTTATCAAGCATCAAAAGGTATTGGTAAATTTAAAGGTAAGCAAGTTAAAAAATTAAAATCTGTTATGGCTATTTATCCTGAATTATTAGCACTAGTTACTAGAAAAGATGCAAATATCAATTCTATTACTGATGTTAAAGGTAAAAGAATTAACTTAGGAAATCCAGGTTCTGGAAATGAAGCAACTGCTATGACTTTATTTGCTGCAAATAATATCAAAAAATCAGATTTAAAATTTGCTGGTGCATTAAAAGCTGCTGAAATGCCAGATGCATTAAGAGATAATAAAATTGATGGTTACTTTTATATGATTGGTCACCCAAATGCAAATATTAAAGATGCTACAAATTCAGTTGATACAAAAATTGTACCTTTAGAGGGTAAAGCAGTTGATGCTTTAATTGAAAAACATCCATATTTTGCAAAAGCTCAAATTGCAAAAGGTTTATATAAAGGTGTAACAAGTCCAATTAATACATTTGGTGTTAAAGCTGTATTAGTTACAAGTGATGATGTAAGTGATAAAGCTGTTTATACTGTTGTAAAAGCAATTTTAGAAAACTTTGATGATTTCAAAAAACTTCATCCTGCATATAATAATATTACAAAAGAATCTTTATTAGATGGACTTTCAGCTCCACTACATGAAGGTGCTAAAAAATACTTTAAAGAAGCAGGATTATTATAA